In one Myripristis murdjan chromosome 5, fMyrMur1.1, whole genome shotgun sequence genomic region, the following are encoded:
- the LOC115359539 gene encoding uncharacterized protein LOC115359539, translated as MRWRQREFHVAVESIQRNQGMEKQQKSGWIKTTYSSSTLNRPDQDTPETSDTPESGIKPLECLDQEKHFSMHTASITVAPTTHLFSELDPALRKLLSLAGRSEADLQDRDPAELIYGIINRLGGLEAVRREMKNRGVASKTLSRATGASSTLGLRKGPLPPVPSISPQHASTAKKTLSLPPWIPPPPSVPPPPAPERIKKSASFKPVGSASAAESDLILTALRDAFR; from the exons ATGAGATGGAGGCAGAGGGAATTTCATGTGGCGGTGGAGAGTATCCAAAGAAACCAAGGGATGGAGAAACAac AGAAGAGTGGGTGGATTAAGACGACATACTCTAGCTCTACTCTCAACAGACCAGACCAAGACACACCTGAGACAAGTGACACACCTGAGTCAGG GATCAAACCACTGGAGTGCTTGGACCAAGAGAAACATTTCAGCATGCACACAGCGTCCATTACAGTTGCACCAACAACTCATTTA TTTAGCGAGCTAGACCCTGCTCTGCGGAAGCTGCTGAGCCTGGCAGGACGCAGCGAGGCCGACCTGCAGGACAGAGACCCTGCTGAGCTCATTTATGGCATCATCAACAGGCTGGGGGGACTGGAGGCTGTGCGGAGGGAGATGAAGAACAGAG GGGTAGCCTCTAAGACATTGTCAAGGGCTACAGGGGCATCCTCCACCCTCGGTTTAAGGAAAGGACCCTTGCCACCTGTCCCATCCATCAGCCCCCAGCATGCTTCTACAGCCAAGAAAACACTAAGTCTCCCCCCTTGGATCCCCCCTCCTCCATCGGTGCCTCCCCCACCTGCACCAGAAAGGATCAAAAAGAGTGCCAGTTTCAAACCA GTGGGCTCAGCATCGGCTGCAGAATCAGACCTCATTCTCACCGCACTGAGAGATGCATTCAGATAG